In Desulfomonile tiedjei DSM 6799, a genomic segment contains:
- the nifS gene encoding cysteine desulfurase NifS, which yields MKQAVYLDNNATTMVAPEVFEAIKPFFVERYGNPSSMHSFGGGVAREIRAARAALATLLGATPQEIVFTSGGTESDSTAILSALATNPGRREIVTTRVEHPAVLNLCKHLARTQGFTVRWLAVDKDGRLDMNEVRDRITDNTAIVSVMWANNETGVLFPVNEIGEIAQEHGALMHTDAVQAVGKIPINLSELNIDFLSLSGHKLHAPKGIGALYIKKGTRFSPFVVGGHQESDRRGGTENVPSIIGLGAAAALAANNFEDENTRVMAMRDRLQQALLEKVPSCRINGHIEERLPNTLNIGFEYVEGEAILMRMDEKGICASSGSACTSGSLEPSHVLRAMGVPFTSVHGSIRFSLSRYNTDEEIDFVLTELPPIIEFLRSISPFGQEALNAICTVQ from the coding sequence ATGAAGCAAGCGGTCTACCTGGACAACAATGCCACAACAATGGTGGCTCCGGAGGTTTTTGAGGCCATAAAGCCTTTTTTCGTGGAGCGATATGGGAATCCGTCCAGTATGCATTCCTTCGGAGGTGGTGTAGCACGTGAGATCAGGGCAGCTCGAGCAGCTCTGGCGACGCTTCTCGGCGCGACTCCTCAGGAGATTGTCTTTACTTCCGGTGGAACGGAGTCCGATTCGACCGCAATTTTGAGCGCACTTGCGACCAATCCCGGACGACGGGAAATTGTCACCACTCGAGTTGAACATCCTGCTGTCTTGAATCTGTGCAAACATCTCGCACGAACCCAAGGTTTTACCGTCCGATGGCTGGCTGTGGACAAGGACGGCCGGTTGGATATGAACGAAGTCCGTGACAGGATCACCGACAATACGGCAATAGTATCGGTTATGTGGGCCAATAACGAAACAGGGGTACTATTCCCGGTCAACGAGATTGGCGAGATAGCTCAAGAACATGGGGCGCTCATGCATACCGACGCCGTCCAGGCAGTTGGCAAGATTCCGATAAACCTCTCAGAACTGAATATCGATTTTCTGTCGTTGTCCGGTCACAAGCTTCATGCCCCAAAAGGTATAGGGGCTTTGTACATCAAGAAAGGCACCAGGTTCTCGCCTTTCGTGGTTGGCGGGCACCAGGAATCGGACCGCCGCGGGGGAACGGAAAACGTTCCAAGCATTATAGGTCTTGGGGCGGCTGCCGCGCTGGCTGCCAACAACTTCGAGGATGAAAACACCCGTGTGATGGCCATGAGAGATCGGCTTCAACAGGCACTCCTGGAAAAGGTCCCCTCATGCCGTATAAACGGCCATATTGAAGAAAGGCTTCCCAATACGCTTAATATCGGTTTTGAATACGTGGAAGGTGAAGCCATTCTCATGAGAATGGATGAAAAAGGAATCTGTGCTTCTTCCGGTTCGGCCTGTACTTCGGGATCTTTGGAGCCGTCCCATGTGCTGCGTGCAATGGGAGTGCCGTTCACGTCGGTTCATGGATCGATTCGCTTTTCGCTGTCCAGGTACAATACCGACGAGGAAATCGATTTCGTTCTTACCGAATTACCCCCGATTATAGAATTCCTGAGGTCGATTTCTCCATTCGGCCAGGAAGCGCTGAACGCCATCTGCACCGTTCAGTAA
- a CDS encoding class I SAM-dependent methyltransferase — protein sequence MTAPQEYTFARYLSSKKSVDDRGLNKNVWQALQEALRSRNVDRPRILELGSGIGTMVERVIDWGLIDQADYFAVDSQPDNTKEVFSRIPEWASERGFQVSTTKDTIRLTRKDKQTDISPITADVLDFMHLPENAGSWDLLIANAFLDLVDVPLILPDLLAMLKPGGIFYFTINFDGATIIQPEIDPDLDTLIENLYHRTMDERIIGGKASGDSQTGRHFFQHASHAGAQILESGASDWVVFARQGKYPEDEAYFLHFIVHTIGLALHDNPELDQKRFNSWLSQRHDQIDRGTLVYIAHQMDFLGYKI from the coding sequence ATGACAGCCCCTCAGGAATATACCTTTGCTCGCTATTTATCATCCAAGAAAAGTGTCGATGACCGCGGCCTGAACAAGAATGTCTGGCAGGCCTTGCAGGAAGCTCTCAGGTCACGTAACGTCGACCGTCCTCGCATTCTGGAACTGGGTTCCGGTATCGGGACTATGGTAGAAAGGGTGATTGACTGGGGGCTAATCGATCAAGCGGATTACTTTGCGGTGGATTCTCAGCCGGACAATACGAAAGAAGTGTTTTCGCGCATACCCGAGTGGGCCTCCGAACGGGGTTTTCAGGTCTCCACTACGAAAGATACGATTCGGCTGACCCGAAAAGACAAGCAGACAGATATTTCGCCGATCACAGCCGATGTCCTGGATTTCATGCACCTGCCTGAAAATGCTGGCTCATGGGATCTTCTCATCGCCAACGCTTTCCTGGATCTTGTGGACGTTCCATTGATCTTGCCGGATCTGCTGGCGATGCTTAAACCCGGGGGAATATTCTATTTCACAATCAACTTTGATGGAGCGACCATCATCCAACCTGAAATAGATCCCGATCTGGATACTCTGATCGAAAACCTTTACCACAGAACAATGGATGAGCGAATTATCGGAGGCAAAGCTTCCGGCGACAGCCAGACGGGCAGACACTTCTTTCAACATGCATCGCATGCAGGGGCGCAGATACTGGAATCAGGTGCTTCCGATTGGGTGGTATTCGCAAGACAAGGGAAATACCCCGAAGACGAAGCGTATTTCCTCCACTTCATCGTGCATACCATCGGCCTCGCTCTCCACGACAACCCCGAACTGGACCAAAAACGGTTCAACTCATGGCTCTCACAAAGACACGACCAAATCGACCGGGGCACTCTCGTCTACATCGCCCACCAAATGGATTTCCTCGGATACAAGATCTAA
- a CDS encoding DUF4340 domain-containing protein, which translates to MKLRNLAIYAVILAALAAYVYFVEIKYKTEKQQQEDQAAKLIHLDKDKIVRIELKSPDQVIELKKPGDSWVLSAPVKTAGDQFAIGALVQSALDAKPERVISEKDVKWEEYGLEKPEFILTLETPEKKAQIDFGAGNPSKSSFYARVEGQPKLLLVADTLKNSLNKKVFDLREKSIFSIAPNDVDRVVISKEGQTIELERESPDKWNLTKPEKFKAKLSVMESGLNSITALKAKDIIDEPNTDGDTYGFENPQETIHLSGAKLAQTLIVGKPKQDPKESQAPGSTSVYAKLKDQPMIYVIEERALKSLKTDPKDLRDRSVMALNPSDIEKIEVAVDGKTWLLVQKDKKWSMEQPEKKENLDSWVVSGLLWALKDLEWKSTLPSTDPAATLLEKPQLVASFYRKNEKDPIVFKAAWEESKSTPENKPDEKKGEAAAAQPDTGDIKTPETVNVSVSPSPEQNTIFKIDGGFIDRMRGDLLRISEKK; encoded by the coding sequence ATGAAGTTACGGAATCTTGCGATATATGCTGTAATTTTGGCCGCATTGGCTGCTTACGTGTATTTCGTGGAAATCAAGTATAAGACGGAAAAACAACAACAGGAAGATCAAGCGGCAAAGCTGATCCATCTCGATAAAGACAAGATAGTCCGCATTGAACTTAAATCTCCGGACCAGGTCATCGAGCTGAAGAAACCCGGAGATTCCTGGGTGCTTTCGGCTCCTGTCAAAACAGCGGGGGATCAGTTCGCAATCGGCGCGCTCGTGCAATCGGCGCTCGATGCCAAACCCGAAAGAGTGATTTCGGAAAAAGATGTGAAATGGGAGGAATACGGTCTGGAAAAGCCGGAATTCATCCTGACACTCGAAACGCCCGAAAAGAAAGCGCAAATAGATTTCGGAGCCGGTAATCCGTCCAAGAGCTCGTTTTACGCCCGAGTGGAAGGCCAGCCGAAATTGTTGCTGGTAGCCGACACTCTTAAGAACAGCCTCAACAAGAAAGTCTTCGACCTGAGGGAAAAATCGATCTTTTCCATTGCTCCAAACGATGTCGACCGCGTCGTGATATCCAAGGAAGGACAGACAATTGAACTGGAGCGGGAATCGCCCGACAAGTGGAATTTGACGAAGCCTGAGAAATTCAAAGCAAAGCTGTCGGTAATGGAATCAGGATTGAACAGCATCACTGCACTGAAAGCAAAGGACATTATCGACGAACCGAACACAGATGGAGACACGTACGGATTTGAAAATCCCCAGGAGACGATTCATCTCTCCGGGGCCAAATTGGCTCAAACCCTCATTGTAGGCAAGCCCAAGCAAGATCCGAAGGAGTCTCAGGCTCCCGGGTCAACCTCCGTGTACGCCAAATTGAAAGATCAGCCTATGATCTATGTGATCGAAGAGCGAGCACTGAAGAGCCTGAAAACCGATCCGAAAGATCTCAGGGATCGCTCTGTGATGGCGTTGAATCCATCGGACATCGAGAAGATAGAAGTCGCTGTGGACGGCAAGACATGGCTGCTGGTGCAAAAGGATAAGAAATGGTCCATGGAGCAACCGGAAAAGAAAGAAAACCTGGACTCCTGGGTTGTAAGCGGACTCTTGTGGGCTTTGAAAGACCTTGAGTGGAAGTCCACGCTACCCTCGACAGATCCCGCGGCAACTCTCCTGGAGAAACCGCAGCTTGTCGCATCCTTCTACCGGAAGAACGAAAAAGATCCCATCGTATTCAAAGCGGCCTGGGAAGAGTCAAAAAGCACGCCAGAGAATAAGCCCGATGAGAAAAAGGGCGAAGCCGCAGCAGCACAACCGGATACCGGTGACATTAAGACTCCCGAAACCGTAAACGTTTCCGTATCGCCTTCTCCGGAACAGAACACCATATTCAAAATAGACGGCGGTTTTATCGATCGTATGAGGGGCGACCTGCTGCGTATAAGTGAGAAGAAATAA
- a CDS encoding ABC transporter permease subunit: MTGLAAVFRKEMAGYFTSPVAYWVIACFLVICGFFFWANISFMSLVSLQAMNNPMIAERINLTDVVVRPLLQNMGIVLLFVIPLLTMRVFSEEKKSGSIELLLTYPISDPAVVLGKYFASTLLLLIMLAATWPSMLLLFGIGEPDPGSMFAGYLGLFFMGAAFIALGVFVSSLTENQIISASLTFGSALLFWILSWTSTILGEPWGALTKQLSILEHLDSFYKGLISLPDVTFFALFTAFFLFLTLRSLETYRWRG, from the coding sequence ATGACCGGTTTAGCTGCAGTTTTCCGAAAAGAAATGGCGGGTTACTTCACTTCACCCGTTGCTTACTGGGTAATTGCCTGTTTCCTTGTTATCTGCGGCTTCTTCTTCTGGGCCAATATATCGTTTATGAGCCTGGTGAGTCTTCAGGCTATGAATAATCCCATGATTGCGGAGCGCATCAATCTCACCGACGTGGTCGTGCGGCCTTTGCTGCAGAATATGGGCATTGTGTTGCTTTTTGTAATTCCGCTGCTGACGATGCGGGTGTTCTCGGAGGAGAAGAAGTCCGGTTCGATAGAATTACTGCTCACCTACCCTATTTCCGATCCTGCAGTCGTTCTCGGGAAATACTTCGCCAGCACTCTCTTGTTGCTGATCATGCTCGCAGCGACATGGCCTTCAATGCTTCTCCTGTTCGGAATCGGCGAACCGGATCCGGGGTCCATGTTTGCCGGGTATTTGGGCCTTTTTTTCATGGGAGCTGCTTTCATCGCCCTCGGGGTCTTCGTGTCCTCACTCACGGAAAATCAGATCATCTCCGCATCACTGACGTTCGGATCTGCACTGCTCTTCTGGATACTCAGTTGGACTTCGACGATTCTCGGCGAACCCTGGGGGGCATTGACGAAACAATTATCGATCCTGGAGCATTTGGATTCATTCTATAAAGGGTTAATCTCGCTTCCGGATGTGACCTTCTTTGCTCTCTTCACGGCGTTCTTTCTCTTTCTCACCCTGCGATCTTTAGAAACATATAGGTGGAGGGGATAA
- a CDS encoding IS4 family transposase, producing MAFFRRLPIARTVVPVNSSERDQAKHLLPLVPEGSVLLLDRGYPGYEFLSYLLDKFKGYFVIRCPATSTFATVKEFIRSGKSEAEIVIPPTSNYLSQVTAEQRKAAKPIRVRVIRLSNPDGTLSVLLTNLYDKVEFPRQEITDLYFRRWEIESYFRDEKIGLEIEKFHGKTCNSVLQELFAAAIMAVISRTLMAISTQLLGGELGEPQFKNAVMTLASEAAVLAADDPERAIEIFQDILKEIYRVKYYRPNSQRPPQPRVNKQSKNKWLYRRYKNVPAA from the coding sequence ATGGCGTTCTTCAGACGTCTGCCCATCGCAAGAACTGTGGTCCCGGTGAATTCTTCGGAGCGGGACCAAGCCAAACATCTCCTGCCCCTCGTGCCTGAGGGAAGTGTCTTGCTCCTGGATCGAGGTTACCCAGGATATGAATTTCTCAGCTACCTTTTGGACAAGTTCAAAGGCTATTTCGTGATACGTTGCCCCGCAACGTCCACCTTCGCCACAGTAAAGGAATTCATTCGGAGCGGGAAGAGCGAAGCCGAAATCGTGATTCCTCCGACATCGAACTATCTCAGCCAGGTGACGGCTGAACAACGAAAGGCCGCCAAGCCCATCAGAGTGAGAGTCATCAGACTGTCCAATCCTGACGGAACCCTCTCGGTTCTCCTGACGAATCTTTACGACAAGGTGGAGTTTCCGAGACAGGAGATCACTGACCTCTATTTCAGGCGATGGGAAATCGAGAGCTATTTCCGGGATGAAAAGATTGGGCTCGAAATCGAAAAATTTCATGGCAAAACCTGCAACAGCGTCCTGCAAGAACTCTTTGCAGCTGCGATCATGGCTGTGATCTCAAGAACTCTCATGGCCATTTCCACCCAGTTACTCGGTGGAGAGCTCGGAGAACCTCAGTTCAAGAATGCGGTCATGACGCTCGCGTCTGAAGCCGCCGTGCTCGCCGCAGACGATCCTGAAAGAGCCATCGAAATCTTTCAGGATATTCTCAAAGAAATCTATCGTGTCAAATACTATCGACCAAACAGTCAGCGACCACCCCAACCAAGGGTGAACAAGCAAAGCAAAAACAAATGGCTTTACCGCAGGTACAAAAATGTCCCCGCAGCTTAA
- the nifU gene encoding Fe-S cluster assembly protein NifU: protein MWEYSDKVKDHFFNPRNIGELQDANAVGEVGSLACGDMLKLYLKIDPDTDKIVDARFQTFGCGSAIASSSALTEMVKGKTVDEALDITNQDIADYLGGLPVEKMHCSVMGKDAFHAAVACYRGEPAPREHEEGQLVCECFGVTDEQIMREVRDNNLTTIEQVTNYTKAGGGCGLCHDKIEAIIQQVRGERKQAAKTEKAAPRMTNLQKIAKIQEVIEKEIRPMLQQDGGDVELVDLDGNKVFVALRGLCRSCPSSALTKGGIESKLKELVHPDLFVEEVAE, encoded by the coding sequence ATGTGGGAATACAGCGATAAAGTTAAAGATCACTTTTTTAATCCGAGAAACATCGGAGAACTCCAGGATGCAAATGCAGTTGGTGAAGTAGGGTCTCTCGCGTGTGGAGACATGCTGAAACTGTATTTGAAAATCGATCCTGACACGGACAAGATAGTTGACGCACGATTTCAAACATTCGGCTGTGGAAGCGCCATAGCATCCAGCAGCGCGCTTACGGAAATGGTCAAAGGTAAGACTGTCGATGAAGCGCTTGATATAACGAATCAGGATATAGCAGATTACCTTGGCGGGCTTCCCGTAGAAAAAATGCACTGCTCCGTAATGGGCAAAGACGCTTTTCATGCGGCTGTAGCCTGTTACAGAGGCGAACCGGCGCCTCGGGAACACGAAGAAGGCCAACTCGTATGTGAATGCTTCGGCGTTACTGACGAGCAGATCATGCGTGAAGTTCGAGATAACAACCTTACCACCATAGAGCAAGTGACAAACTATACGAAAGCCGGTGGCGGATGCGGACTGTGCCATGACAAAATTGAAGCCATTATCCAACAAGTACGGGGAGAGCGAAAGCAGGCGGCAAAAACGGAAAAAGCAGCTCCCAGGATGACGAACCTGCAGAAAATTGCCAAGATCCAGGAAGTTATCGAAAAAGAAATCCGGCCCATGCTGCAGCAGGATGGCGGAGATGTGGAGTTGGTAGACCTCGATGGGAACAAGGTATTCGTGGCACTCAGAGGATTATGCAGATCCTGCCCCAGTTCGGCACTGACAAAAGGCGGTATTGAATCCAAACTGAAGGAGTTGGTCCATCCGGATCTCTTCGTAGAGGAGGTCGCAGAATGA
- a CDS encoding carboxypeptidase M32, which yields MNAQEAYEKLAARSKELTHLGSAVAVLGWDQRTQIPYKGHHTRAQVLATMAGIAHSKATDPAIGEWLSALDGSEFTKDSVSIEAVNYREWKRSFKRAVKIPHELAVELARATAEGQSVWERARPGNDWSTFAPYLEHIVSLKREEAEALGYENEPYDTLLDAYERAETASNLEPIFRKLNEALVKLLDRVAGSSRKPDPSLKRGNFPVQLQERFALDVARQLGYDLEAGRLDISAHPFTTGIGPGDVRITTRYDENYFNESFFAVIHETGHALYHQGLPLEHWGTPFCRPISLGVNESQSRMWENLVARSKEFWSHFYPEAQNRFQALSNVSLDDFYFSVNEVEPSLIRVEADEVTYNLHILLRFELEVLLLRKDLEVLDLPDAWNTKTKAYLKLMPPDYASGVMQDVHWSSGSIGYFPTYTLGNLYASQFFAQANKDLGNVTEQIRHGEFAPLLGWLREKIHSQGTRYLPRDLVRTVTGNDLDPTYFINYLEQKYSELYKI from the coding sequence ATGAATGCACAAGAAGCATATGAAAAACTTGCCGCCCGGAGCAAAGAACTAACGCATCTCGGGTCTGCAGTGGCTGTTCTGGGCTGGGATCAAAGGACTCAAATCCCATACAAAGGGCACCACACTCGGGCGCAGGTTCTTGCCACCATGGCGGGAATTGCCCACTCCAAGGCTACAGACCCGGCTATCGGCGAATGGCTTTCCGCATTGGACGGATCTGAGTTCACGAAGGATTCTGTCTCCATTGAAGCAGTCAATTACCGTGAATGGAAGCGCTCGTTCAAACGTGCGGTCAAGATTCCACACGAGCTTGCGGTGGAACTGGCTCGGGCTACCGCTGAAGGCCAAAGCGTCTGGGAACGAGCCCGGCCGGGGAATGACTGGAGCACGTTCGCTCCATACCTGGAGCATATCGTATCACTCAAACGTGAAGAAGCAGAGGCACTTGGATACGAGAATGAGCCCTACGACACGCTTCTGGATGCATATGAAAGGGCCGAGACGGCAAGCAACCTGGAACCGATCTTTCGCAAGCTGAATGAAGCCCTCGTCAAGCTGCTGGACCGCGTTGCTGGAAGCTCCAGAAAACCCGATCCTTCCCTCAAACGGGGGAACTTTCCCGTCCAATTGCAGGAACGGTTTGCGCTCGACGTGGCCCGGCAACTCGGATACGACCTGGAAGCAGGACGCTTGGATATTTCCGCGCATCCCTTTACCACTGGAATCGGTCCGGGAGATGTCAGGATTACCACCCGATATGACGAGAATTATTTCAATGAATCGTTTTTCGCGGTAATTCACGAAACCGGACACGCCCTGTATCACCAGGGTCTACCTCTGGAACATTGGGGCACCCCGTTTTGCCGCCCGATTTCATTGGGCGTCAATGAATCCCAATCAAGAATGTGGGAAAACCTTGTGGCTCGATCGAAAGAGTTCTGGTCTCACTTTTATCCTGAAGCGCAAAACCGCTTTCAGGCACTTTCCAATGTCTCTCTCGATGATTTCTACTTTTCCGTAAACGAGGTCGAGCCGAGCCTTATACGGGTGGAAGCAGACGAAGTAACATACAACCTGCACATCCTGCTCAGGTTTGAGCTGGAAGTACTGCTCCTTCGTAAAGACCTGGAGGTTCTCGATCTCCCCGATGCCTGGAACACCAAGACAAAAGCGTATCTGAAACTGATGCCCCCGGACTACGCTTCCGGAGTAATGCAGGACGTGCACTGGTCATCCGGGTCCATCGGCTACTTTCCCACATATACTCTCGGTAATCTCTATGCGTCCCAATTCTTCGCCCAAGCCAATAAAGACCTCGGAAACGTGACAGAACAAATACGCCACGGAGAATTTGCCCCCCTGCTGGGGTGGCTCCGCGAGAAAATCCATTCCCAAGGAACAAGATACCTCCCCCGCGATCTCGTAAGAACCGTGACGGGCAACGACCTCGACCCAACCTATTTCATCAACTACCTCGAACAAAAATACTCGGAATTATACAAGATCTAA
- a CDS encoding GldG family protein, with the protein MAINSRSKLLLGGGTVAGVFIFLAIVAAIQYIAIQNPKRWDLTKTGKHTLAPQSKQLMDTLKEKKIPVDVLVFYESKDSGTREATKDLLDQYKDVYSEFHYSFHDPDRDRTLALQNSIDTYPTMVLKIGGKDERVNSMNEESITNAISRLLRTETKKIYLLKGHGELSPESDEVDGFKAAKTQIEKQNYKVEDLVLLQAPGVPEDAAAVIVAGPKTDPMDSEFQALRQYLERGGHLLVLLTPFKTPKLANFLKNYGFVTEEDIVVDRMSRALGGDYLMPVITTYIKHQITKNFTLASFFPEVRSVVASRDFKQGVEVQELALTSDVSWTINEEQLKSGNANFDEKTGKKGPISVMAVSTYTPPQGKPDQTKAADIEKEKEFSDEPPDKKTEEETAKKPVKSRIVVFGSSLVAANKFFKLQGNPDLFMNSVSWLAEDENLIAIRPKSTKATPIVLTSSESWAVFAIPLLFVPLIWIVIGVVVFVYRKRAVPA; encoded by the coding sequence ATGGCGATCAACTCTCGAAGCAAACTACTCCTGGGCGGCGGGACCGTTGCGGGTGTTTTCATTTTTTTGGCAATTGTCGCGGCCATACAATATATCGCTATTCAGAATCCGAAACGATGGGATCTGACCAAAACAGGAAAACATACGCTTGCACCCCAAAGCAAGCAGCTCATGGATACACTCAAAGAAAAAAAGATCCCGGTGGACGTTTTGGTTTTCTATGAATCCAAAGATAGTGGAACAAGAGAAGCAACCAAAGATCTGCTCGATCAGTACAAGGATGTGTATTCCGAATTTCATTACAGCTTTCACGATCCGGACAGAGACAGGACTCTCGCTCTGCAAAACAGCATAGACACCTACCCTACCATGGTGCTCAAGATCGGAGGGAAAGACGAGCGAGTCAACTCAATGAATGAGGAAAGCATCACGAACGCCATTTCCCGACTCCTGAGAACAGAGACGAAAAAGATTTATCTCCTGAAGGGGCATGGCGAGCTTTCCCCTGAATCCGATGAAGTCGATGGATTCAAGGCGGCAAAAACGCAAATAGAAAAACAAAACTACAAGGTTGAAGATCTGGTTTTGCTCCAGGCTCCCGGCGTACCGGAGGATGCAGCAGCAGTAATCGTTGCAGGTCCCAAGACCGACCCCATGGACTCGGAATTCCAGGCGCTTCGTCAGTACCTTGAGCGCGGCGGTCATTTGCTGGTTCTTCTTACGCCCTTCAAGACGCCAAAATTAGCCAATTTCTTGAAGAACTATGGATTTGTCACCGAAGAGGACATTGTGGTGGATCGTATGAGCCGAGCCCTCGGTGGCGATTATCTTATGCCGGTCATAACCACGTATATAAAGCATCAGATCACAAAGAACTTTACGCTTGCGTCGTTTTTCCCGGAAGTGCGGTCCGTGGTTGCCTCACGCGATTTCAAACAGGGAGTGGAGGTGCAGGAGCTGGCTCTCACAAGTGACGTGTCCTGGACGATAAATGAAGAACAGCTCAAGTCCGGCAATGCAAACTTTGATGAAAAGACCGGTAAGAAAGGCCCCATATCCGTTATGGCCGTGTCGACATACACTCCCCCTCAAGGAAAACCCGATCAGACCAAAGCCGCAGATATAGAAAAGGAAAAAGAATTTTCGGACGAGCCCCCGGACAAGAAAACTGAAGAAGAAACCGCAAAGAAACCGGTCAAGTCGAGGATCGTGGTGTTCGGCAGTTCTCTGGTGGCAGCCAACAAGTTTTTCAAACTCCAGGGTAACCCGGATCTCTTCATGAATTCGGTCTCATGGCTGGCAGAGGATGAAAACCTGATCGCGATACGACCGAAATCGACCAAAGCAACCCCCATAGTTCTCACATCGAGCGAGTCCTGGGCGGTATTTGCGATTCCGCTGTTATTCGTGCCGCTCATCTGGATCGTAATCGGGGTGGTGGTGTTCGTTTATCGGAAGAGAGCGGTTCCGGCATAA
- a CDS encoding ABC transporter ATP-binding protein: MIEVEGLTKYYGSFTAIKDVNFRVESGEIVGFLGPNGAGKTTTMRILTCFSPASAGVARILGMDTRDESLKIREKIGYLPENVPLYEWMRVKNYLRFVAQAKHIPSGERSKEISRVAESVGLEQVMGKLIRSLSKGYKQRVGLAQALMGNPPILILDEPTIGLDPKQIREIRQLIKGFSQNRTVILSTHILPEVSQVCDRVVIINKGSIVAEDTPANLMRTHGKYSRAQVTVRAGEAEAISVLSRVSGVRSVSASTSLNGESSLLVEAAPEMDVRPALARAVFESGWDLLELKSLQVSLEDVFIDLITEETEDQDSSDDNDRKEAAV, from the coding sequence ATGATTGAAGTGGAAGGCCTCACGAAATATTATGGAAGTTTTACAGCCATAAAGGACGTGAATTTTCGCGTAGAATCCGGTGAGATTGTAGGTTTTCTCGGACCGAATGGTGCCGGCAAAACCACAACTATGAGGATTCTCACCTGTTTTTCACCTGCTTCGGCAGGAGTAGCGCGTATTCTAGGGATGGACACGCGAGACGAATCGTTAAAAATTCGTGAGAAAATCGGTTATCTCCCGGAGAATGTTCCGCTTTATGAATGGATGCGCGTTAAGAACTATCTCCGGTTTGTTGCACAGGCGAAGCATATTCCCAGTGGGGAAAGATCCAAGGAAATCAGTCGAGTTGCAGAGTCTGTGGGCCTGGAACAGGTCATGGGCAAGCTGATCAGATCGCTTTCCAAAGGTTACAAACAGCGAGTCGGATTAGCCCAGGCATTGATGGGCAATCCGCCGATACTGATACTCGATGAGCCGACAATCGGGCTCGACCCAAAGCAGATTCGAGAGATCCGGCAGCTCATCAAGGGTTTTTCGCAAAATCGTACGGTGATTCTCTCCACGCACATACTGCCGGAAGTGAGTCAGGTTTGCGACCGTGTCGTGATCATTAACAAGGGATCTATTGTTGCCGAGGACACTCCTGCGAATCTCATGCGAACTCACGGCAAATACTCACGTGCCCAGGTAACTGTTAGAGCCGGTGAAGCGGAAGCAATTTCAGTGCTCTCGCGAGTTTCCGGAGTTCGTTCGGTTTCGGCTTCGACGTCCCTCAATGGTGAGTCCAGCCTGCTGGTCGAAGCTGCTCCGGAGATGGATGTCAGACCGGCCTTGGCCAGAGCCGTTTTCGAGAGCGGGTGGGACCTGCTGGAACTGAAGAGCCTTCAGGTCAGCTTGGAGGACGTGTTTATCGATCTTATTACCGAGGAGACGGAAGACCAGGACTCTTCAGACGATAACGACCGCAAGGAGGCTGCTGTATGA